The bacterium genome window below encodes:
- a CDS encoding T9SS type A sorting domain-containing protein gives MKRTLTFLSVFALVLLFGSSANAQIRTVRGDFFNIVRTIEQTADSVTFVADTLTFADNSGNINDFNNNDSVAVMFVQNRFKIVNNMLTQTLFDYIRVRVASSSPGMTLAHQGYNGVITNTQLPPLNEAATSGRDLGIRPVYRNVGDIASSSPFNSDPAAIRQILSFRIQNPTGNGDVIQMRNIFFKPNINNLTGLAVPPDTTKDTLRAYLLDGSSGNPSAYGNVIPSGQFSGGTDLAIVRLLPGTSRLLVWVSDSAQAVDAGEYIGSFGDYSRGRYFLGDDGLPFDATNTSHQAFRPGPTRTLGMTTVQNPDYGMMVDGLPPERNPLRLSNLYQALAPAAYTQGAWYNALNPNPVNGLIPPYRAGESNVASNPYQPGLVSSAIDTLRFLDAYGNRTWDRMTQPKLKALAYTIQNVAPEDRTVYLKGATAADDTLRQFGQIVYRRLAYTHADVGVNPGGVEDSVRIYAYADIQYTDPGGISRNIAAVGDTSGGFPREYLTGIMPNAVRAQEAYLDMQSGVANNGRTNGSMWYPDGSDSNPMGYRFPVDPMGVNSLPPTGSKIVVRPNIPRAIDIMPTDQWKGTADNNYLRLDILVADGFGNTVDDNEKFKFELSPFGMMANGLKYRLNGIFDSLVNPISPIVVTGGNIDSGRVFVGTSNLGRNNRVFRAASGSNNIGPYRIRVRSTYAFNDRGNDVTDPNKLDVNPGTGFAHVNFIPDGSPNNNFGIWFGPGTGYNANLGKKVGQTTAMDSTDVVWDGVNWTYFQGRQPRVELVIGRDEAFVVGRVGNYRNPIFDKLYIRLTDIFGNPMDIAPYFYPNTNKVFVELPDNQQYWPATTGAKRFYASVSANVALSGANGRDNPENVTDPNTGSLLEAELVNVAAGTALPGIPGDIPVAYNYNAVRFFLRAPQNVTKLSLAGTDVVRLRAHLQLQTIPGVGDFSIQSAIGEVSVIPDVVSTVEIFKSTGKPAGASVPLGNWGPGTVADRTAALFPTGTPVDAAESNEFYKGYFFRSTGADVPPSTAQDFPSVFEPMGYSDQGIGSFQASGVDLDHDATAPIPMDTIVVSEHNKQVRIVARLLDRFQNPVGGRLTKFFVESETVPVTPPKTQLQSTTQRGGFGEFGQVFITDDTLKRSTIGDTAQAGWVSAYFVSGRVGWQIVRIAMTPDTLAFDLTDKGRNLGEGTAVGPSMRGFAPRVIIPIYQKSDTTVRVEIFPYTAAATSPIPLPVDLVKLQVLEHHSVYADAGASFGQINNYAPKFHAYSANPLAQEDRATHFNVVANTNIRPYIPDTLGLTVNDPTNVDAVTAGRTVTLLVREYDRFGNLVDNFTEFEDTARVRFRMWGENWSAPPQPYTAGGAGTIAPALDWTRDEYGPMRKARYRHTKVGNLVSGVHINQTSFFNALELPTPKLANATMFIEATATAVLPGQGPTNIHRDTVKVVSVLKDPTRFDILRAGQDFAALGPGLGTVGLFELQGPPEDRLPSTVRNIGLPPGADVNQHGLTDQGVDNILISQVYKRNVSPKPVGKYEVVNDDNVPLDKDGDPLYTATGDVNPDFERDPHSGLPVFVKLDAYNNLNPQTSPNDRYNDLNNGGSQYTVPSGARRDGTIFDITIAGGGDGIGTGGVTQNWDPQGNQYDDRRPVLMRVTPVWENDPPMGGNAYVVAGQSREYGRLYADTIYTYTGTLSPLKTGATRAELMGTRTDLGEPGFYKPTGEGDRITRVSIGAWQPSDYFRAGLPHRPVNGQLPPLNTFRTRFGVGMSGGSTATGDVFGDFNRRVALLGSAFGREISVAGNSSLTFAPGAFLRIVDSTAEQVVDLRVVDPTLQDMAGNTVDDTLSYDHAKMTVVRRSNRLNPFNPLFHLDDTYYDLNIADIQGPNLNVDRIGELPLQRTNRATHGLMAAAVRQFFGPARYSRLRHTFVVVPYRIAYTSIFPSSYDITANTFDKSTLPVGILPVQADIDTLPRVSPMFYADPYGTPINEFEIFSRLYGQIAHGATTDQIPNNVGTPYARPDTIFRDEWYTYAVTPYDRYGNLNMRDTMYVNLGTRHTTWEFTNVSAMGASGNLEIAGGGRYFSAKPVGFPQNTNLRQDSLILYNLSLVSAGNRNDFVGMKPDDKRLGTAVGDRAGVAIRDGILPANAIAVRPVNIKKPFAPGAFTLSAPTLQNTALFRMDHTGNCTDTSGQAVDGTAMDMLRLQWGEATWSDPAYNNPNDTIRYEWYGIIDSVGTMGNKTLTVSILADDEGRKPSLTLSGDKVRELLFRPNMLPQPNQDSLVMRVKWFVRAFSKIAGLETYSDTAGVSVRNTPNSPVTPPLVISINRLPDNPPTAVQPPDGGTEFVDGTAPLSVLWSAASDINNRKGDDLDGAPNPAGDPGPFMVYNPTTRVWELDPARTIDTLSYQFVGRVVSTFPVGKGAPIGTMLVINAGASTGIQIPTTDLDALFAGFSSDPASTSADSVKIEWFVYTKDFNVNDDLPLEQVEFPFVPGIHVNPDSTALNGDTSRWSPTSCQPHWIVSGPFRLNLTKLKGGGVEIDPIAGDPDINAKVGEEVCFTLTARDENGNIIRDWDSPSQNNPATELTLNGSFANTDTSTVSWNADPDGYTYALISQDGTALTQINDSTWSIPASAFTDGVATICLVHTKSDKGVTIEVSPVVANLNQTSATMNFDADEITNYLVDLTGAPNETDDDVYLLRRYEIVVSPRDRFLNVVDGETIRTDFTARFPGEFDQNQPGLSDIFAGSVFIKGTTNYFLASRIKRLDADMDERQWVEAYASSDNMIKGRTNPYQVLNHAPYEFALQEPADNTELKLQAAAIQQEFNWVKASPQDPYNNIQVSRFNINDVQSDVVTYKIKFLDGVSLTRAQVFESDDNGMEATFTSNHGQLAGLIDVISGIPTTKELEIVWYVEATDGLYITKSTPPTNDPRDGFHLKLVKEGILDINPGVAPASYSLGQNYPNPFNPTTTISYDMSKSGQVNLEVYDLLGNKIKTLVNDNMAAGSYQVMWDATNDMGVQVPSGNYLIKMVAGDFVKTRKMTLMK, from the coding sequence ATGAAGAGAACCCTAACTTTTCTGTCCGTCTTTGCACTCGTGCTGCTCTTCGGATCCAGCGCGAACGCTCAGATTCGTACAGTGAGGGGCGACTTCTTCAACATCGTACGCACGATCGAGCAGACTGCTGACTCCGTGACCTTCGTCGCGGATACGCTGACGTTTGCTGACAACAGCGGCAACATCAACGACTTCAACAACAACGACTCCGTTGCTGTTATGTTCGTTCAGAACCGCTTCAAGATCGTGAACAACATGCTTACGCAGACGTTGTTCGATTACATTCGCGTACGTGTGGCATCGTCCAGTCCCGGTATGACCCTCGCCCATCAGGGCTACAATGGTGTCATCACCAACACCCAGCTTCCCCCGTTGAACGAAGCTGCCACGTCTGGACGCGACCTGGGTATCCGCCCGGTCTACCGCAACGTTGGAGATATTGCGTCTTCGAGTCCCTTCAACAGCGATCCGGCTGCCATTCGCCAGATTCTTTCCTTCCGGATTCAGAATCCGACTGGAAACGGCGATGTCATCCAGATGCGCAACATTTTCTTCAAACCGAACATTAATAACCTGACTGGTCTGGCCGTTCCTCCGGACACGACCAAGGACACGCTTCGTGCCTATCTGCTCGATGGAAGCAGTGGCAATCCGAGTGCGTATGGAAATGTGATTCCGAGTGGACAGTTCTCTGGTGGTACTGACCTCGCAATCGTCCGACTTCTTCCGGGTACCTCCCGCCTTCTCGTGTGGGTGAGTGACTCCGCGCAGGCAGTCGATGCTGGTGAATATATTGGTTCCTTTGGTGACTACTCTCGTGGCCGTTACTTCCTCGGTGACGATGGTCTGCCCTTTGACGCGACGAACACCTCTCATCAGGCGTTCCGTCCGGGTCCGACCCGTACCCTCGGAATGACCACGGTTCAGAACCCCGATTACGGCATGATGGTTGACGGACTGCCTCCCGAGCGCAATCCTCTCCGTCTGTCGAATCTCTATCAGGCACTCGCACCTGCAGCTTACACGCAGGGCGCCTGGTACAATGCACTGAACCCGAATCCCGTGAACGGACTTATCCCGCCGTACCGCGCCGGTGAGTCCAATGTCGCCTCCAATCCGTATCAGCCGGGTCTTGTGTCCTCCGCGATTGACACCCTGCGTTTCCTTGACGCATATGGCAACCGCACCTGGGATCGCATGACGCAGCCGAAACTGAAGGCACTTGCTTACACAATTCAGAACGTCGCTCCGGAAGATCGTACGGTCTATCTGAAGGGCGCGACCGCCGCTGACGATACCCTTCGCCAGTTCGGTCAGATTGTCTACCGTCGTCTTGCGTACACGCATGCCGACGTTGGTGTCAATCCTGGTGGTGTTGAGGATTCCGTGCGTATCTACGCATACGCCGACATCCAGTACACCGATCCCGGTGGCATCTCCCGCAACATCGCCGCAGTTGGCGATACCTCCGGTGGTTTCCCGCGTGAATACCTCACCGGTATCATGCCGAACGCCGTGCGCGCCCAGGAAGCATATCTCGATATGCAGTCCGGCGTTGCAAACAATGGCCGTACCAACGGTTCCATGTGGTATCCCGATGGCAGCGACAGCAACCCGATGGGTTACCGCTTCCCGGTTGACCCGATGGGTGTCAACTCTCTCCCGCCGACCGGTTCCAAGATCGTCGTGCGCCCGAACATTCCGCGCGCCATCGACATCATGCCGACCGACCAGTGGAAGGGTACTGCTGACAACAACTACCTGCGTCTCGACATCCTCGTGGCCGACGGTTTCGGCAACACCGTGGATGACAACGAGAAGTTCAAGTTCGAACTCTCGCCGTTCGGCATGATGGCCAACGGACTCAAGTACCGTCTCAACGGTATCTTCGATTCGCTTGTCAACCCGATTTCCCCGATCGTCGTTACCGGTGGAAACATTGACTCCGGTCGCGTCTTTGTTGGTACCTCCAACCTCGGACGCAACAACCGCGTGTTCCGTGCCGCTTCCGGTAGCAACAACATTGGTCCCTATCGTATCCGTGTCCGTTCGACCTACGCGTTCAACGACCGCGGCAACGATGTGACCGATCCCAATAAGCTTGATGTCAATCCGGGTACCGGATTTGCACATGTCAACTTCATCCCCGACGGCTCGCCGAACAACAACTTCGGCATCTGGTTCGGACCTGGCACCGGTTACAATGCCAACCTTGGAAAGAAGGTTGGACAGACCACCGCCATGGACTCCACCGACGTCGTTTGGGACGGTGTGAACTGGACGTACTTCCAGGGCCGTCAGCCGCGCGTTGAGCTCGTGATTGGCCGTGACGAAGCGTTCGTCGTGGGTCGCGTCGGTAACTACCGCAACCCGATCTTCGACAAGCTGTATATCCGTCTGACCGACATCTTCGGCAACCCGATGGATATCGCACCGTACTTCTATCCCAACACCAACAAGGTGTTTGTCGAGCTTCCCGACAACCAGCAGTACTGGCCGGCCACGACCGGTGCCAAGCGTTTCTACGCTTCGGTTTCCGCGAACGTCGCCCTCAGTGGTGCCAATGGTCGTGACAACCCCGAGAACGTGACCGATCCCAACACCGGTTCGCTCCTCGAGGCCGAGCTCGTCAACGTGGCAGCCGGAACGGCACTGCCGGGCATCCCCGGTGACATTCCGGTCGCATACAACTACAACGCCGTGCGTTTCTTCCTGCGCGCCCCGCAGAACGTCACCAAGCTGAGCCTCGCCGGTACCGACGTGGTTCGCCTGCGTGCCCACCTGCAGCTGCAGACGATTCCTGGCGTTGGTGACTTCTCGATCCAGTCCGCGATCGGTGAAGTCAGTGTGATTCCTGACGTCGTCAGCACTGTCGAGATCTTCAAGTCCACTGGCAAGCCTGCCGGTGCGTCTGTTCCTCTTGGCAACTGGGGCCCGGGTACCGTGGCAGACCGCACTGCGGCTCTGTTCCCGACCGGAACTCCGGTGGATGCTGCCGAGTCCAACGAATTCTATAAGGGATACTTCTTCCGTTCGACCGGCGCCGATGTGCCGCCCTCGACCGCGCAGGACTTCCCCTCCGTCTTTGAGCCGATGGGTTATTCTGACCAGGGTATCGGTAGCTTCCAGGCCAGCGGCGTTGATCTCGATCACGACGCGACCGCTCCGATCCCGATGGATACTATTGTTGTCTCCGAGCACAACAAGCAGGTCCGTATCGTCGCTCGTCTCCTTGACCGCTTCCAGAACCCCGTCGGCGGACGCCTGACGAAGTTCTTTGTCGAGAGCGAGACCGTGCCCGTCACTCCGCCGAAGACCCAGCTCCAGAGCACGACCCAGCGTGGTGGCTTTGGTGAGTTTGGTCAGGTCTTCATTACTGATGATACGCTGAAGCGTTCCACCATCGGTGACACCGCCCAGGCAGGCTGGGTCTCCGCATACTTCGTCTCCGGTCGCGTTGGCTGGCAGATCGTTCGTATCGCGATGACTCCGGATACGCTGGCATTTGATCTCACCGACAAGGGCCGCAACCTCGGCGAAGGTACTGCCGTTGGTCCCAGCATGCGTGGTTTCGCACCTCGCGTCATCATCCCGATCTACCAGAAGTCTGACACGACCGTGCGCGTGGAGATCTTCCCGTACACCGCTGCGGCGACCTCCCCGATTCCGCTTCCGGTCGACCTCGTGAAGCTGCAGGTTCTTGAGCATCACTCGGTTTACGCAGACGCTGGTGCTTCCTTTGGACAGATCAACAACTATGCGCCGAAGTTCCACGCATATTCCGCCAACCCGCTTGCGCAGGAAGATCGTGCGACGCACTTCAATGTTGTTGCAAACACCAATATCCGTCCGTACATCCCGGATACCCTTGGCCTGACGGTCAACGATCCGACGAATGTGGACGCAGTCACTGCCGGCCGTACCGTCACGCTTCTCGTGCGCGAATATGACCGCTTTGGCAACCTCGTTGACAACTTCACCGAGTTTGAAGATACCGCCCGTGTCCGCTTCCGTATGTGGGGCGAGAACTGGTCCGCACCGCCTCAGCCGTACACGGCAGGTGGAGCCGGAACCATTGCTCCTGCACTCGACTGGACGCGTGACGAGTACGGCCCGATGCGTAAGGCCCGCTATCGTCACACCAAGGTTGGTAACCTCGTCTCTGGTGTCCATATCAACCAGACCTCCTTCTTCAACGCTCTTGAGCTTCCGACGCCGAAGCTGGCGAATGCCACGATGTTCATCGAAGCCACTGCCACGGCAGTTCTGCCGGGTCAGGGACCGACGAACATTCATCGTGACACCGTCAAGGTCGTCTCGGTTCTCAAGGACCCGACCCGCTTTGACATCCTTCGTGCCGGTCAGGACTTCGCGGCCCTCGGCCCGGGTCTCGGTACTGTTGGACTCTTTGAGCTTCAGGGACCGCCTGAGGATCGTCTCCCGAGCACGGTCCGTAACATCGGTCTGCCCCCGGGTGCCGACGTTAACCAGCACGGCCTCACCGACCAGGGTGTCGATAACATCCTGATCTCCCAGGTCTACAAGCGTAACGTCAGTCCGAAGCCTGTCGGTAAGTATGAAGTCGTCAACGACGACAACGTGCCTCTTGACAAGGATGGCGATCCTCTGTACACCGCTACGGGCGACGTCAATCCTGATTTCGAGCGCGATCCGCACTCGGGTCTCCCCGTGTTCGTCAAGCTCGACGCATATAACAACCTCAATCCGCAGACCTCGCCGAACGATCGCTACAACGACCTGAACAATGGCGGCAGCCAGTACACTGTGCCGTCTGGTGCACGTCGTGACGGTACGATCTTCGACATCACCATTGCTGGTGGTGGCGACGGCATCGGTACCGGTGGTGTCACTCAGAACTGGGATCCGCAGGGCAACCAGTACGACGATCGTCGTCCTGTCCTCATGCGCGTCACCCCGGTCTGGGAAAATGATCCCCCGATGGGCGGCAACGCCTATGTGGTCGCCGGTCAGAGCCGTGAATACGGCCGTCTGTATGCGGATACCATTTACACCTATACCGGTACGCTCTCCCCGCTGAAGACTGGTGCAACCCGCGCCGAACTCATGGGTACCCGTACTGACCTTGGCGAGCCTGGCTTCTACAAGCCGACTGGCGAAGGCGACCGCATCACGCGTGTCAGCATCGGCGCATGGCAGCCGAGTGACTACTTCCGTGCCGGTCTCCCGCACCGTCCGGTTAATGGCCAGCTCCCGCCGCTGAACACCTTCCGTACCCGCTTCGGCGTTGGTATGAGTGGTGGTTCCACGGCAACTGGTGATGTCTTTGGTGACTTCAACCGTCGCGTTGCTCTGCTTGGTAGCGCCTTCGGTCGTGAAATCAGCGTCGCTGGCAACAGCAGCCTGACCTTCGCACCGGGTGCCTTCCTGCGCATCGTTGACTCCACCGCCGAGCAGGTCGTTGACCTCCGCGTCGTTGACCCGACGCTGCAGGATATGGCCGGCAACACCGTGGACGATACGCTGAGCTATGACCATGCGAAGATGACGGTTGTCCGTCGTTCCAATCGCCTCAATCCCTTCAATCCCCTGTTCCATCTCGATGACACGTACTATGACCTGAACATCGCAGATATCCAGGGTCCGAACCTGAACGTCGATCGTATCGGCGAACTTCCGCTGCAGCGCACCAACCGTGCAACCCACGGTCTCATGGCCGCCGCTGTCCGCCAGTTCTTCGGTCCGGCGCGTTACAGCCGTCTGCGTCACACCTTCGTGGTCGTGCCGTATCGTATCGCCTATACCTCGATCTTCCCGTCGAGCTATGACATCACGGCGAATACGTTTGACAAGTCGACTCTCCCGGTTGGTATCCTTCCGGTCCAGGCCGACATCGACACGCTTCCGCGCGTGAGCCCGATGTTCTACGCCGATCCGTATGGAACGCCGATCAACGAGTTCGAAATCTTCTCCCGTCTCTATGGACAGATCGCACACGGTGCGACGACCGACCAGATCCCGAACAACGTGGGTACCCCGTACGCACGTCCTGACACCATCTTCCGCGATGAGTGGTACACCTATGCAGTCACTCCGTATGACCGCTATGGTAACCTCAACATGCGTGACACGATGTATGTCAATCTTGGTACGCGTCACACCACGTGGGAATTCACCAACGTTTCCGCCATGGGCGCCTCCGGTAACCTGGAGATCGCTGGTGGTGGCCGTTACTTCTCGGCCAAGCCTGTCGGCTTCCCGCAGAACACGAACCTCCGTCAGGATTCGCTGATTCTGTATAACCTGTCGCTGGTCAGTGCCGGTAACCGTAACGACTTCGTTGGAATGAAGCCGGATGACAAGCGTCTCGGAACAGCAGTCGGTGATCGTGCCGGTGTTGCCATCCGCGACGGTATCCTCCCCGCGAACGCGATTGCAGTTCGCCCTGTGAACATCAAGAAGCCGTTTGCACCTGGTGCATTTACGCTGAGTGCCCCGACTCTGCAGAACACCGCACTGTTCCGTATGGATCACACCGGTAACTGCACGGATACCAGCGGCCAGGCCGTTGACGGTACCGCGATGGACATGCTGCGCCTCCAGTGGGGTGAAGCAACGTGGAGCGATCCTGCATACAACAACCCCAATGACACCATTCGCTACGAGTGGTATGGAATCATCGACAGTGTCGGTACGATGGGCAACAAGACTCTGACCGTCAGCATCCTTGCGGATGACGAAGGCCGGAAGCCGTCGCTCACTCTCTCCGGTGACAAGGTCCGCGAACTGCTGTTCCGCCCGAACATGCTTCCGCAGCCGAACCAGGATTCCCTGGTGATGCGCGTGAAGTGGTTCGTCCGCGCCTTCAGCAAGATCGCCGGTCTCGAAACCTACTCCGACACCGCTGGTGTCTCCGTCCGCAATACCCCGAACTCCCCGGTCACGCCTCCGCTTGTGATCTCCATCAATCGTCTCCCGGACAATCCGCCGACGGCTGTCCAGCCGCCTGACGGTGGTACCGAGTTCGTTGATGGTACCGCACCGCTGTCCGTGCTGTGGAGTGCCGCCAGTGATATCAACAACCGCAAGGGCGATGACCTTGACGGTGCACCGAATCCTGCCGGCGATCCCGGACCGTTCATGGTCTACAACCCGACGACCCGCGTTTGGGAACTTGATCCCGCACGTACGATTGACACACTGTCCTACCAGTTTGTCGGTCGCGTCGTGAGCACCTTCCCTGTGGGCAAGGGCGCACCGATCGGCACGATGCTCGTCATCAACGCCGGTGCCTCCACGGGTATCCAGATCCCGACGACCGATCTCGACGCTCTGTTTGCCGGATTCTCTTCGGATCCTGCCAGCACCAGCGCCGACTCCGTCAAGATCGAATGGTTCGTGTACACGAAGGACTTCAACGTCAACGACGATCTGCCTCTCGAGCAGGTTGAGTTCCCGTTTGTGCCTGGTATCCATGTGAATCCGGATTCCACGGCCCTCAACGGTGACACCAGCCGTTGGAGCCCGACCAGCTGTCAGCCGCACTGGATCGTGAGTGGTCCCTTCCGTCTCAACCTCACCAAGCTGAAAGGCGGCGGTGTTGAGATTGATCCGATCGCTGGTGATCCCGACATCAACGCAAAGGTTGGTGAGGAAGTGTGCTTCACGCTGACGGCACGCGACGAGAATGGTAACATCATCCGTGACTGGGATTCCCCCAGCCAGAACAACCCGGCAACCGAACTCACGCTCAATGGTTCCTTCGCGAACACTGACACGAGCACGGTCAGCTGGAATGCGGATCCGGACGGCTACACGTACGCCCTGATTTCGCAGGATGGTACTGCTCTCACGCAGATCAACGATTCGACCTGGTCAATTCCGGCCTCCGCATTTACGGATGGCGTCGCCACTATCTGCCTGGTTCACACCAAGTCGGACAAGGGCGTCACCATCGAGGTCAGCCCGGTCGTTGCTAACCTGAATCAGACCTCAGCGACGATGAACTTCGACGCTGATGAAATCACCAACTACCTGGTCGATCTTACCGGTGCGCCGAACGAGACTGACGACGACGTCTATCTCCTCCGCCGCTATGAGATCGTGGTGTCGCCGCGTGACCGCTTCCTCAACGTTGTTGATGGCGAGACGATCCGCACCGACTTCACGGCTCGCTTCCCGGGTGAGTTCGATCAGAACCAGCCTGGCCTCTCCGACATCTTCGCCGGTTCCGTCTTTATCAAGGGCACGACGAATTACTTCCTCGCGTCCCGGATCAAGCGTCTCGACGCAGACATGGATGAGCGCCAGTGGGTCGAAGCATATGCTTCGAGCGATAACATGATCAAGGGTCGTACGAATCCGTACCAGGTCCTTAACCACGCCCCGTATGAGTTCGCTCTGCAGGAGCCGGCAGACAACACTGAGCTTAAGCTTCAGGCAGCTGCCATCCAGCAGGAATTCAACTGGGTCAAGGCCTCCCCGCAGGATCCGTACAATAACATCCAGGTGTCGCGCTTTAACATCAATGATGTTCAGTCCGACGTCGTCACCTACAAGATCAAGTTCCTCGACGGTGTCTCCCTGACCCGTGCACAGGTCTTTGAATCTGACGACAACGGTATGGAAGCGACGTTCACGAGCAATCACGGACAGCTTGCTGGCCTGATCGACGTGATCTCTGGTATCCCGACGACCAAGGAACTCGAAATTGTGTGGTACGTTGAGGCAACGGACGGACTGTATATCACGAAGTCCACCCCGCCGACCAACGACCCGCGTGACGGTTTCCATCTCAAACTGGTGAAGGAAGGCATCCTGGATATCAATCCTGGTGTCGCCCCGGCGAGCTACTCGCTTGGCCAGAACTACCCGAACCCCTTCAACCCGACTACGACGATCAGCTATGACATGTCGAAGTCCGGTCAGGTTAACCTGGAAGTCTATGACCTCCTCGGTAACAAGATCAAGACTCTCGTCAATGACAACATGGCTGCTGGCTC